One segment of Onychomys torridus chromosome 3, mOncTor1.1, whole genome shotgun sequence DNA contains the following:
- the Gpr27 gene encoding probable G-protein coupled receptor 27, translated as MANASEPGGGGGAEAAALGLRLATLSLLLCVSLAGNVLFALLIVRERSLHRAPYYLLLDLCLADGLRALACLPAVMLAARRAAAAAGTPPGALGCKLLAFLAALFCFHAAFLLLGVGVTRYLAIAHHRFYAERLAGWPCAAMLVCAAWALALAAAFPPVLDGGGADDEDAPCALEQRPDGAPGALGFLLLLAAVVGATHLVYLRLLFFIHDRRKMRPARLVPAVSHDWTFHGPGATGQAAANWTAGFGRGPTPPALVGIRPAGPGRGARRLLVLEEFKTEKRLCKMFYAITLLFLLLWGPYVVASYLRVLVQPGAVPQAYLTASVWLTFAQAGINPVVCFLFNRELRDCFRAQFPCCQSPQATQATLPCDLKGIGL; from the coding sequence ATGGCGAACGCCAGtgagccgggcggcggcggcggggccgAGGCGGCCGCGCTGGGCCTCAGGCTGGCCACGCTCAGCCTGCTGCTGTGCGTGAGCCTGGCGGGCAACGTGCTGTTCGCGCTGCTCATCGTGCGGGAGCGCAGCCTGCACCGTGCGCCTTACTACCTGCTGCTCGACCTGTGCCTGGCCGACGGGCTGCGCGCGCTCGCCTGCCTCCCGGCCGTCATGCTAGCTGCGCGGCGCGCGGCGGCCGCGGCGGGGACGCCTCCGGGCGCTCTGGGCTGCAAGCTGCTGGCCTTCCTAGCCGCGCTCTTCTGCTTCCACGCGGCCTTCCTGCTTCTAGGCGTGGGCGTCACCCGCTACCTGGCCATCGCGCACCACCGCTTCTACGCCGAGCGCCTGGCCGGCTGGCCGTGCGCCGCGATGCTGGTGTGCGCCGCCTGGGCGCTGGCGTTGGCCGCGGCCTTCCCGCCGGTGCTGGACGGCGGTGGCGCGGACGACGAGGACGCGCCGTGTGCCCTGGAGCAGCGGCCCGACGGCGCCCCGGGCGCGCTaggcttcctgctgctgctggccgCCGTGGTGGGCGCCACGCACCTCGTCTACCTCCGCCTGCTCTTCTTCATCCACGACCGCCGCAAGATGCGGCCCGCGCGCCTGGTGCCCGCCGTCAGCCACGACTGGACCTTCCACGGCCCGGGAGCCACGGGCCAAGCGGCTGCCAACTGGACGGCGGGCTTCGGCCGCGGGCCCACGCCACCCGCCCTGGTGGGCATCAGGCCTGCAGGCCCGGGCCGCGGCGCCCGGCGCCTCCTGGTGCTGGAGGAGTTCAAAACGGAGAAGAGGCTGTGCAAGATGTTCTACGCCATCACGctgctcttcctgctcctctgggGGCCCTATGTGGTGGCCAGTTACCTGCGCGTCCTGGTGCAGCCTGGCGCTGTCCCGCAGGCCTACCTGACAGCCTCGGTGTGGCTGACATTCGCGCAGGCTGGCATCAACCCCGTGGTGTGCTTCCTCTTCAACCGGGAGCTGAGGGACTGTTTCAGAGCCCAGTTTCCCTGCTGCCAGAGCCCCCAGGCTACGCAGGCCACCCTCCCCTGCGACCTGAAAGGCATTGGTTTGTGA